A stretch of Glandiceps talaboti chromosome 18, keGlaTala1.1, whole genome shotgun sequence DNA encodes these proteins:
- the LOC144449639 gene encoding neuferricin-like, with protein sequence MPSKRVLYFSLFIGALAIIDGIYLAKNPEVFEECKSMAGKFFHKVKRLVGNAHVSLVGKPSKVFTVEELKDYTGGPGSKGLYLAVLGNVFDVSAGERHYGPGGGYDFFTGKDGTRGYVTGDFSEKGLIDDISDFTPSQVLEVKSWLDFYHKDYRYVGKLQGRFYDENGNPTEELAKVQTLMAKGLEEKKSNEDEKKKFPPCNSEWTQKSGGRVWCSNKSGGIQRDWVGVPRKMFKPGSTQSRCACVRTSGPPSYDAESKDHPNRGDLDNPNLKEYDNCNPTENSCKLPK encoded by the exons ATGCCTAGCAAACGTGTATTATACTTTTCGCTGTTTATCGGTGCATTGGCCATCATTGATGGTATTTACCTTGCCAAGAACCCTGAAGTATTTGAAGAATGTAAGTCAATGGCAGGGAAATTCTTCCATAAAGTGAAAAGACTGGTGGGGAATGCACACGTAAGTCTGGTGGGAAAGCCCTCAAAAGTGTTTACTGTAGAAGAACTGAAAGACTACACCGGTGGACCAGGCAGTAAAGGATTGTACCTAGCAGTGTTGGGAAATGTATTTGATGTGTCAGCAGGAGAGAGGCACTATGGACCAGGTGGTGGCTATGACTTCTTTACAG GGAAGGATGGAACTAGGGGGTATGTTACTGGTGACTTCTCAGAGAAGGGATTAATTGATGATATAAGTGACTTCACACCATCTCAAGTACTTGAAGTGAAATCATGGTTAGATTTCTATCACAAAGATTACAGATATGTAG GGAAATTACAGGGTAGATTCTATGATGAGAATGGTAATCCAACTGAGGAACTTGCTAAAGTACAAACTTTAATGGCTAAAGGACTGGAGGAGAAAAAATCAAACGAGGACGAAAAGAAAAAATTTCCACCGTGTAATTCTGAATGGACTCAGAAAAGTGGAGGTCGGGTGTGGTGTTCAAATAAAAG TGGTGGCATTCAAAGAGATTGGGTCGGTGTACCTAGGAAAATGTTCAAGCCAGGTTCGACTCAATCAAGATGTGCCTGTGTACGGACCAGTGGACCACCCTCCTATGATGCCGAGTCAAAAGATCATCCCAACAGAGGAGATTTAGATAATCCAAATCTTAAGGAATATGATAATTGTAATCCAACAGAAAATTCATGTAAATTACCAAAGTAA